A section of the Humulus lupulus chromosome 2, drHumLupu1.1, whole genome shotgun sequence genome encodes:
- the LOC133818551 gene encoding DNA ligase 6-like isoform X2 gives MASTEALTLTSSHLFCTAEKSFHHHPSPPPLSLSPFPSSFPQSKHIPKTRFLVDAFRYAGDHSVSYFLSHFHSDHYIGLSPNWSKGIIFCSQTTARLLVQVLKVPSVFVFALPLRESVIIDGSEIVLIDANHCPGAVQFLFKIPFPSGNFERYVHTGDFRFCHSMKSDIILREFVGSDAIFLDTTYCNPKFVFPSQEESIDYIVSVIERVASESKGSMKDVLFLVATYVIGKEKILLEIARKCNRKIYVDAKKMAVLHVLGCEETEIFTEDESESDVHVVGWNVLGETWPYFRPNFLKIKEIMVERGYSKAIGFVPTGWTYEVKRNKFSVRSKDSFDIHLVPYSEHSNYEELREYVRLLKPKRVIPTVGLDVEKLDGEHANKMKKHFAGLVDEMANKQEFLKGFHRGYCEVSDKDGKDTNNGPSKELHLDKKTESSILKVDENNDIGFGFESSLPLQESDSQNIMVLSDEEVEKTLQELRDCLPLWVTRDQMLNLIATSSRDIVQSVSTFYEHETEFHEQARACSTSSSTSQINLLNDSTPLLQTTIKNNSPSGKIEAPLTQDYKVVNIRQILKSGVSLSPGKRKKTIETKQNKKVNLKAKSETSGLVSGASAGKRKNNIENKQNKKVKLKSMSETSGSKQPTITKFFSKVLANGSQGADTTLHDKIPEDENLSSDDTKQYKKEIDQFIKIINMNESLRSYAAMIVEKTKGDINLALDIYYSNPEGAHGGSEVGLDTSRHSQLQCSIISRSSGQKKLATENLGKKIEYSTQELLLDNADTTSVSLSPEKYNPVEHACWRDGQRAPYLHLARTFDLLENEKGKIKATSMLCNMFRSLLALSPEDVLPAVYLCTNKIAADHENKELNIGGGLVTSALEEACGTSRSKLREMYNDLGDLGDVAQACRQTQTLLAPPSPLLIKDLFSTLQKISVQTGSGSTSRKKNLILNLMRSCREKEMKFLVRTLIKNLRIGAMMRTVLPALAQAVVMNSSPHESSKDELQSFSGAVVEAYNVVPSLELIVPSLMNNGIGFSSSTMSMIPGIPIKPMLAKITNGVPQAMKLFQNKAFTCEYKYDGQRAQIHKLPDGSFHVFSRNGDESTSRFPDLIDIMMKSCKPDAVTFILDAEIVAIDRKNSCKILSFQELSSRGRGSKDTSITLDSIKVDICVFVFDIMFSNGQPLLTIPLRQRRKYLRDLFLGEKLGYLEYANEMTVEPDDTCLRSESTLTKISYFLENAFLSSCEGIMVKSLDVDAGYSPSKRVDTWLKVKRDYVDGLNDSLDLVPIGAWHGNGRKAGWYSPFLMACYNPDTGEFQSVCRVMSGFSDSFYTEMKSFFSEEKILSKKPPYYGTAEVPDMWFSPELVWEIRGADFTLSPVHEAAFGLVHPSRGISIRFPRFIGSVSDRNPEECSTAADIAEMFHSQTRKMDVMPED, from the exons ATGGCTTCCACCGAAGCCCTAACTCTCACCTCTTCCCACCTCTTTTGCACCGCCGAAAAGTCTTTCCACCACCATCCCTCCCCACCTCCGCTCTCCCTCTCTCCTTTTCCCTCATCTTTCCCACAATCCAAACATATTCCCAAGACTCGTTTTCTCGTCGACGCCTTTCGCTACGCCGGCGACCACTCCGTCTCCTATTTCCTCTCCCATTTTCACTCCGATCACTACATCGGCCTCTCCCCCAATTGGTCTAAGGGCATCATCTTCTGCTCCCAAACCACTGCTCGCCTTCTCGTTCAAGTACTCAAGGTACCTTCTGTTTTTGTTTTCGCATTGCCTCTTCGTGAATCTGTAATAATTGATGGAAGTGAGATTGTACTTATTGATGCGAATCACTGCCCTGGTGCTGTACAATTCCTGTTTAAGATTCCTTTTCCCAGCGGAAATTTTGAAAGGTATGTTCATACTGGAGATTTTCGCTTCTGTCATTCAATGAAGTCGGACATTATATTACGGGAATTTGTTGGTTCGGATGCTATTTTCTTAGACACCACTTATTGTAACCCGAAATTTGTCTTTCCATCGCAAGAAGAGTCTATTGATTATATTGTTAGTGTGATAGAAAGGGTTGCAAGTGAAAGCAAAGGTTCCATGAAAGATGTTTTATTTCTTGTAGCTACATATGTTATCGGGAAAGAGAAGATTTTGCTCGAAATTGCACGTAAATGTAATCGTAAGATATACGTGGATGCTAAGAAAATGGCTGTTTTGCACGTTTTGGGGTGTGAGGAAACTGAAATCTTTACTGAGGATGAATCCGAAAGTGATGTACATGTTGTTGGTTGGAACGTGTTAGGTGAGACATGGCCATATTTTAGGCCGAATTTTCTTAAAATTAAGGAAATTATGGTTGAGAGAGGGTACTCTAAGGCCATTGGATTTGTTCCCACTGGGTGGACATATGAAGTGAAGCGCAACAAATTTTCAGTTAGGTCGAAAGATTCATTTGATATTCATCTCGTACCATATAGTGAGCATTCGAATTACGAAGAGCTTAGGGAATATGTTAGGCTTTTGAAACCAAAGCGTGTTATTCCTACAGTTGGCTTGGATGTTGAAAAACTTGATGGAGAGCATGCTAACAAGATGAAAAAACATTTTGCAGGATTAGTTGATGAAATGGCCAACAAGCAAGAATTCTTGAAGGGTTTTCATCGAGGGTATTGTGAAGTGAGTGATAAAGATGGAAAGGACACCAACAATGGTCCAAGCAAGGAACTGCACCTGGACAAAAAGACAGAGTCCTCTATTTTGAAAGttgatgaaaataatgatataGGTTTTGGTTTTGAATCGTCACTCCCACTGCAAGAATCTGATTCACAAAATATAATGGTGTTAAGTGATGAGGAAGTGGAGAAAACCCTTCAGGAACTTCGTGATTGTTTACCCTTGTGGGTTACACGAGACCAGATGTTGAATCTTATTGCAACCTCTAGTAGGGACATTGTTCAATCAGTTTCCACCTTCTATGAGCATGAGACAGAATTCCATGAACAAGCACGGGCTTGTTCaacttctagttctacatcccaGATCAACTTGCTAAATGACTCTACACCCCTTTTGCAAACAACCATTAAAAATAATAGTCCTTCTGGGAAGATTGAGGCTCCTTTAACTCAAGATTATAAGGTTGTCAACATAAGGCAAATACTTAAAAGTGGTGTTTCACTTTCACCTGGAAAGAGGAAGAAGACTATTGAAACTAAGCAAAACAAGAAAGTAAACTTGAAGGCTAAGTCAGAAACAAGTGGATTGGTTAGTGGTGCTTCTGCtggaaaaaggaaaaataatattgagaATAAGCAAAACAAGAAGGTAAAATTAAAGTCTATGTCAGAAACAAGTGGATCGAAACAGCCAACAATAACAAAGTTCTTTAGTAAAGTTTTGGCTAATGGTTCTCAAGGTGCTGATACAACCTTGCATGATAAAATCCCTGAAGATGAAAATTTGTCTAGTGATGACACCAAACAATACAAGAAAGAGATAGATCAGTTTATTAAGATAATAAATATGAATGAATCGTTGAGAAGTTATGCTGCCATGATCGTGGAAAAGACAAAGGGAGATATTAATCTGGCTCTTGATATTTACTACAGTAATCCTGAGGGTGCACATGGTGGGAGTGAAGTTGGTTTGGACACTAGCAGACATTCACAGCTCCAGTGCAGTATTATCAGCAGATCTTCTGGCCAAAAGAAACTTGCAACAGAAAATTTGGggaaaaaaattgaatattcaaCACAGGAATTGTTATTGGACAATGCAGACACGACATCTGTATCACTATCTCCGGAAAAGTACAATCCGGTGGAGCATG CTTGCTGGAGGGATGGACAGCGGGCTCCATATTTACATCTTGCACGGACTTTTGACTTGCTTGAGAATGAAAAAGGGAAGATAAAGGCTACTTCTATGCTCTGCAATATGTTCAGAAG TTTGCTGGCCTTGTCTCCTGAGGATGTGCTGCCTGCAGTGTATTTATGCACAAATAAGATTGCTGCTGACCATGAAAATAAG GAGCTAAATATTGGAGGTGGCTTGGTAACATCAGCACTGGAAGAGGCATGTGGGACAAGTCGGTCAAAATTAAGGGAGATGTACAATGACTTGGGTGATCTAG GTGATGTTGCTCAAGCATGCCGTCAAACACAGACATTACTTGCTCCACCTTCGCCACTTCTGATAAAAGACTTATTTTCTACTTTACAAAAGATAAG TGTACAAACAGGCAGTGGAAGTACATCAAGGAAGAAAAACCTTATTTTGAATCTCATGCGGTCTTGTAGAGAGAAGGAGATGAAGTTTCTAGTTAGAACTTTG ATTAAAAATTTACGCATTGGAGCTATGATGAGGACTGTCCTCCCTGCACTAGCTCAAGCAGTTGTTATGAATTCTTCTCCCCATGAAAGCTCAAAGGATGAGCTTCAG AGCTTTTCAGGAGCTGTTGTTGAAGCATACAATGTGGTTCCTAGTTTG GAATTAATTGTCCCTTCTCTAATGAACAATGGAATTGGGTTTTCATCATCTACTATGTCAATGATTCCAGGAATACCTATAAAGCCAATGCTTGCAAA AATCACCAACGGTGTTCCACAAGCAATGAAGCTCTTTCAAAATAAGGCTTTTACTTGTGAATACAA ATATGATGGTCAACGTGCACAAATTCACAAGCTACCTGATGGATCTTTTCATGTGTTTTCACGAAATGGGGATGAATCTACCTCAAGATTCCCAGATCTTATTGATATAATGATGAAATCTTGTAAGCCTGATGCAGTTACCTTCATACTTGATGCAGAG ATTGTCGCAATTGATAGAAAGAATAGCTGCAAAATCTTGTCATTTCAAGAACTATCTTCACGTGGGAGAGGCAGCAAGGATACCTCAATTACATTGGACAGCATAAAG GTCGACATTTGCGTATTTGTCTTTGATATCATGTTTTCGAATGGACAACC GTTGTTAACTATTCCATTACGCCAAAGACGAAAAT ACTTGAGGGATTTGTTTTTGGGTGAAAAGTTGGGATATCTTGAATATGCAAATGAAATGACA GTTGAGCCAGATGATACTTGTTTAAGAAGTGAAAGCACATTAACAAAGATAAGTTATTTTCTTGAAAATGCATTCCTATCCTCTTGTGAAGGAATTATGGTTAAGTCTCTGGATGTTGATGCTGGATATTCTCCATCAAAGCGTGTTGACACATGGCTCAAG GTCAAGAGAGATTATGTTGATGGACTGAATGACTCACTTGATTTAGTCCCAATTGGTGCTTGGCATGGGAATGGAAGAAAGGCAGGATG GTACAGTCCTTTTCTCATGGCATGTTACAATCCTGATACTGGAGAATTTCAGAGCGTTTGCCGGGTCATGTCTGGGTTCTCTGATTCCTTCTACACAGAG ATGAAAAGTTTCTTTTCTGAGGAAAAGATCTTGTCCAAAAAGCCACCTTACTATGGAACTGCTGAGGTGCCTGATATGTGGTTTTCTCCAGAACTCGTGTGGGAGATAAGAGGTGCTGATTTTACTTTGTCCCCTGTTCATGAGGCTGCCTTTGGTCTAGTTCATCCATCTCGTGGCATTTCTATCAGATTTCCGAGATTTATTGGCTCTGTTTCTGACAGAAATCCTGAAGAATGTAGCACAGCTGCAGATATAGCCGAGATGTTTCATTCTCAGACTCGGAAAATGGATGTCATGCCTGAAGATTAA
- the LOC133818551 gene encoding DNA ligase 6-like isoform X1, with protein MASTEALTLTSSHLFCTAEKSFHHHPSPPPLSLSPFPSSFPQSKHIPKTRFLVDAFRYAGDHSVSYFLSHFHSDHYIGLSPNWSKGIIFCSQTTARLLVQVLKVPSVFVFALPLRESVIIDGSEIVLIDANHCPGAVQFLFKIPFPSGNFERYVHTGDFRFCHSMKSDIILREFVGSDAIFLDTTYCNPKFVFPSQEESIDYIVSVIERVASESKGSMKDVLFLVATYVIGKEKILLEIARKCNRKIYVDAKKMAVLHVLGCEETEIFTEDESESDVHVVGWNVLGETWPYFRPNFLKIKEIMVERGYSKAIGFVPTGWTYEVKRNKFSVRSKDSFDIHLVPYSEHSNYEELREYVRLLKPKRVIPTVGLDVEKLDGEHANKMKKHFAGLVDEMANKQEFLKGFHRGYCEVSDKDGKDTNNGPSKELHLDKKTESSILKVDENNDIGFGFESSLPLQESDSQNIMVLSDEEVEKTLQELRDCLPLWVTRDQMLNLIATSSRDIVQSVSTFYEHETEFHEQARACSTSSSTSQINLLNDSTPLLQTTIKNNSPSGKIEAPLTQDYKVVNIRQILKSGVSLSPGKRKKTIETKQNKKVNLKAKSETSGLVSGASAGKRKNNIENKQNKKVKLKSMSETSGSKQPTITKFFSKVLANGSQGADTTLHDKIPEDENLSSDDTKQYKKEIDQFIKIINMNESLRSYAAMIVEKTKGDINLALDIYYSNPEGAHGGSEVGLDTSRHSQLQCSIISRSSGQKKLATENLGKKIEYSTQELLLDNADTTSVSLSPEKYNPVEHACWRDGQRAPYLHLARTFDLLENEKGKIKATSMLCNMFRSLLALSPEDVLPAVYLCTNKIAADHENKELNIGGGLVTSALEEACGTSRSKLREMYNDLGDLGDVAQACRQTQTLLAPPSPLLIKDLFSTLQKISVQTGSGSTSRKKNLILNLMRSCREKEMKFLVRTLIKNLRIGAMMRTVLPALAQAVVMNSSPHESSKDELQSFSGAVVEAYNVVPSLELIVPSLMNNGIGFSSSTMSMIPGIPIKPMLAKITNGVPQAMKLFQNKAFTCEYKYDGQRAQIHKLPDGSFHVFSRNGDESTSRFPDLIDIMMKSCKPDAVTFILDAEIVAIDRKNSCKILSFQELSSRGRGSKDTSITLDSIKVDICVFVFDIMFSNGQPLLTIPLRQRRKYLRDLFLGEKLGYLEYANEMTVEPDDTCLRSESTLTKISYFLENAFLSSCEGIMVKSLDVDAGYSPSKRVDTWLKVKRDYVDGLNDSLDLVPIGAWHGNGRKAGWYSPFLMACYNPDTGEFQSVCRVMSGFSDSFYTEVNVDVMKSFFSEEKILSKKPPYYGTAEVPDMWFSPELVWEIRGADFTLSPVHEAAFGLVHPSRGISIRFPRFIGSVSDRNPEECSTAADIAEMFHSQTRKMDVMPED; from the exons ATGGCTTCCACCGAAGCCCTAACTCTCACCTCTTCCCACCTCTTTTGCACCGCCGAAAAGTCTTTCCACCACCATCCCTCCCCACCTCCGCTCTCCCTCTCTCCTTTTCCCTCATCTTTCCCACAATCCAAACATATTCCCAAGACTCGTTTTCTCGTCGACGCCTTTCGCTACGCCGGCGACCACTCCGTCTCCTATTTCCTCTCCCATTTTCACTCCGATCACTACATCGGCCTCTCCCCCAATTGGTCTAAGGGCATCATCTTCTGCTCCCAAACCACTGCTCGCCTTCTCGTTCAAGTACTCAAGGTACCTTCTGTTTTTGTTTTCGCATTGCCTCTTCGTGAATCTGTAATAATTGATGGAAGTGAGATTGTACTTATTGATGCGAATCACTGCCCTGGTGCTGTACAATTCCTGTTTAAGATTCCTTTTCCCAGCGGAAATTTTGAAAGGTATGTTCATACTGGAGATTTTCGCTTCTGTCATTCAATGAAGTCGGACATTATATTACGGGAATTTGTTGGTTCGGATGCTATTTTCTTAGACACCACTTATTGTAACCCGAAATTTGTCTTTCCATCGCAAGAAGAGTCTATTGATTATATTGTTAGTGTGATAGAAAGGGTTGCAAGTGAAAGCAAAGGTTCCATGAAAGATGTTTTATTTCTTGTAGCTACATATGTTATCGGGAAAGAGAAGATTTTGCTCGAAATTGCACGTAAATGTAATCGTAAGATATACGTGGATGCTAAGAAAATGGCTGTTTTGCACGTTTTGGGGTGTGAGGAAACTGAAATCTTTACTGAGGATGAATCCGAAAGTGATGTACATGTTGTTGGTTGGAACGTGTTAGGTGAGACATGGCCATATTTTAGGCCGAATTTTCTTAAAATTAAGGAAATTATGGTTGAGAGAGGGTACTCTAAGGCCATTGGATTTGTTCCCACTGGGTGGACATATGAAGTGAAGCGCAACAAATTTTCAGTTAGGTCGAAAGATTCATTTGATATTCATCTCGTACCATATAGTGAGCATTCGAATTACGAAGAGCTTAGGGAATATGTTAGGCTTTTGAAACCAAAGCGTGTTATTCCTACAGTTGGCTTGGATGTTGAAAAACTTGATGGAGAGCATGCTAACAAGATGAAAAAACATTTTGCAGGATTAGTTGATGAAATGGCCAACAAGCAAGAATTCTTGAAGGGTTTTCATCGAGGGTATTGTGAAGTGAGTGATAAAGATGGAAAGGACACCAACAATGGTCCAAGCAAGGAACTGCACCTGGACAAAAAGACAGAGTCCTCTATTTTGAAAGttgatgaaaataatgatataGGTTTTGGTTTTGAATCGTCACTCCCACTGCAAGAATCTGATTCACAAAATATAATGGTGTTAAGTGATGAGGAAGTGGAGAAAACCCTTCAGGAACTTCGTGATTGTTTACCCTTGTGGGTTACACGAGACCAGATGTTGAATCTTATTGCAACCTCTAGTAGGGACATTGTTCAATCAGTTTCCACCTTCTATGAGCATGAGACAGAATTCCATGAACAAGCACGGGCTTGTTCaacttctagttctacatcccaGATCAACTTGCTAAATGACTCTACACCCCTTTTGCAAACAACCATTAAAAATAATAGTCCTTCTGGGAAGATTGAGGCTCCTTTAACTCAAGATTATAAGGTTGTCAACATAAGGCAAATACTTAAAAGTGGTGTTTCACTTTCACCTGGAAAGAGGAAGAAGACTATTGAAACTAAGCAAAACAAGAAAGTAAACTTGAAGGCTAAGTCAGAAACAAGTGGATTGGTTAGTGGTGCTTCTGCtggaaaaaggaaaaataatattgagaATAAGCAAAACAAGAAGGTAAAATTAAAGTCTATGTCAGAAACAAGTGGATCGAAACAGCCAACAATAACAAAGTTCTTTAGTAAAGTTTTGGCTAATGGTTCTCAAGGTGCTGATACAACCTTGCATGATAAAATCCCTGAAGATGAAAATTTGTCTAGTGATGACACCAAACAATACAAGAAAGAGATAGATCAGTTTATTAAGATAATAAATATGAATGAATCGTTGAGAAGTTATGCTGCCATGATCGTGGAAAAGACAAAGGGAGATATTAATCTGGCTCTTGATATTTACTACAGTAATCCTGAGGGTGCACATGGTGGGAGTGAAGTTGGTTTGGACACTAGCAGACATTCACAGCTCCAGTGCAGTATTATCAGCAGATCTTCTGGCCAAAAGAAACTTGCAACAGAAAATTTGGggaaaaaaattgaatattcaaCACAGGAATTGTTATTGGACAATGCAGACACGACATCTGTATCACTATCTCCGGAAAAGTACAATCCGGTGGAGCATG CTTGCTGGAGGGATGGACAGCGGGCTCCATATTTACATCTTGCACGGACTTTTGACTTGCTTGAGAATGAAAAAGGGAAGATAAAGGCTACTTCTATGCTCTGCAATATGTTCAGAAG TTTGCTGGCCTTGTCTCCTGAGGATGTGCTGCCTGCAGTGTATTTATGCACAAATAAGATTGCTGCTGACCATGAAAATAAG GAGCTAAATATTGGAGGTGGCTTGGTAACATCAGCACTGGAAGAGGCATGTGGGACAAGTCGGTCAAAATTAAGGGAGATGTACAATGACTTGGGTGATCTAG GTGATGTTGCTCAAGCATGCCGTCAAACACAGACATTACTTGCTCCACCTTCGCCACTTCTGATAAAAGACTTATTTTCTACTTTACAAAAGATAAG TGTACAAACAGGCAGTGGAAGTACATCAAGGAAGAAAAACCTTATTTTGAATCTCATGCGGTCTTGTAGAGAGAAGGAGATGAAGTTTCTAGTTAGAACTTTG ATTAAAAATTTACGCATTGGAGCTATGATGAGGACTGTCCTCCCTGCACTAGCTCAAGCAGTTGTTATGAATTCTTCTCCCCATGAAAGCTCAAAGGATGAGCTTCAG AGCTTTTCAGGAGCTGTTGTTGAAGCATACAATGTGGTTCCTAGTTTG GAATTAATTGTCCCTTCTCTAATGAACAATGGAATTGGGTTTTCATCATCTACTATGTCAATGATTCCAGGAATACCTATAAAGCCAATGCTTGCAAA AATCACCAACGGTGTTCCACAAGCAATGAAGCTCTTTCAAAATAAGGCTTTTACTTGTGAATACAA ATATGATGGTCAACGTGCACAAATTCACAAGCTACCTGATGGATCTTTTCATGTGTTTTCACGAAATGGGGATGAATCTACCTCAAGATTCCCAGATCTTATTGATATAATGATGAAATCTTGTAAGCCTGATGCAGTTACCTTCATACTTGATGCAGAG ATTGTCGCAATTGATAGAAAGAATAGCTGCAAAATCTTGTCATTTCAAGAACTATCTTCACGTGGGAGAGGCAGCAAGGATACCTCAATTACATTGGACAGCATAAAG GTCGACATTTGCGTATTTGTCTTTGATATCATGTTTTCGAATGGACAACC GTTGTTAACTATTCCATTACGCCAAAGACGAAAAT ACTTGAGGGATTTGTTTTTGGGTGAAAAGTTGGGATATCTTGAATATGCAAATGAAATGACA GTTGAGCCAGATGATACTTGTTTAAGAAGTGAAAGCACATTAACAAAGATAAGTTATTTTCTTGAAAATGCATTCCTATCCTCTTGTGAAGGAATTATGGTTAAGTCTCTGGATGTTGATGCTGGATATTCTCCATCAAAGCGTGTTGACACATGGCTCAAG GTCAAGAGAGATTATGTTGATGGACTGAATGACTCACTTGATTTAGTCCCAATTGGTGCTTGGCATGGGAATGGAAGAAAGGCAGGATG GTACAGTCCTTTTCTCATGGCATGTTACAATCCTGATACTGGAGAATTTCAGAGCGTTTGCCGGGTCATGTCTGGGTTCTCTGATTCCTTCTACACAGAGGTAAATGTGGATGTT ATGAAAAGTTTCTTTTCTGAGGAAAAGATCTTGTCCAAAAAGCCACCTTACTATGGAACTGCTGAGGTGCCTGATATGTGGTTTTCTCCAGAACTCGTGTGGGAGATAAGAGGTGCTGATTTTACTTTGTCCCCTGTTCATGAGGCTGCCTTTGGTCTAGTTCATCCATCTCGTGGCATTTCTATCAGATTTCCGAGATTTATTGGCTCTGTTTCTGACAGAAATCCTGAAGAATGTAGCACAGCTGCAGATATAGCCGAGATGTTTCATTCTCAGACTCGGAAAATGGATGTCATGCCTGAAGATTAA